A genomic segment from Lignipirellula cremea encodes:
- a CDS encoding ATPase, T2SS/T4P/T4SS family — MSSETALLQAVLAHPLDGDVRCIYADWLEDRGDPRGEFLRVQSALAHPPENYEARVALHIRDRQLRETIELAWIRQLGYADTPTPLVDLQVPRRVIDLLSVLAAVNHQATPLLQRGEELVVALAEPSAGAVRELRQETGCRITTTPVWENEAADAAAAYYAAWPPGGGGAPVVVAAAVETSEALRTSTLASEWLRTLLREALRQGADLISLEPLDRAFRIRFQCQGVWREFDTPPPQIGYNLTAEVKRLANLEVDDSSTPHRGEIEMLLDKRPLRMQVETLPTAGGERVRIHPTRTRLLNEAEQA, encoded by the coding sequence ATGAGTTCAGAAACGGCGTTACTGCAGGCGGTGCTAGCTCATCCGCTCGACGGCGATGTTCGCTGCATCTACGCCGACTGGCTGGAAGATCGCGGCGATCCGCGGGGCGAATTCCTGCGGGTGCAGTCCGCCCTGGCCCATCCACCAGAAAACTACGAAGCGCGGGTGGCCCTGCACATTCGGGATCGCCAGCTGCGCGAGACGATCGAGCTCGCCTGGATCCGGCAACTTGGTTACGCCGATACGCCGACGCCGCTGGTCGATCTGCAGGTGCCGCGGCGCGTGATCGATCTGTTGTCGGTGCTGGCGGCCGTGAATCACCAGGCGACGCCCCTGCTGCAGCGCGGCGAAGAACTGGTGGTCGCGCTGGCGGAGCCCAGCGCCGGCGCAGTGCGCGAGTTGCGGCAGGAAACGGGCTGCCGGATCACGACAACTCCGGTCTGGGAGAACGAAGCGGCCGATGCTGCGGCGGCCTATTATGCCGCCTGGCCGCCGGGCGGGGGCGGCGCGCCGGTGGTCGTCGCCGCGGCGGTGGAAACGTCGGAAGCTCTGCGGACCTCGACGCTGGCCAGTGAATGGCTCCGCACGCTGCTGCGCGAAGCCCTCCGGCAGGGGGCTGATCTGATTAGCCTGGAACCGCTGGACCGGGCGTTTCGCATTCGCTTCCAGTGCCAGGGCGTGTGGCGTGAATTTGATACGCCGCCGCCGCAGATCGGCTACAACCTGACGGCCGAGGTCAAGCGTCTGGCGAACCTCGAAGTCGACGACAGCAGCACGCCGCACAGGGGAGAAATCGAGATGCTGCTCGACAAACGGCCGTTGCGGATGCAGGTTGAGACGCTGCCCACCGCCGGAGGTGAGCGCGTGCGGATTCATCCCACCAGGACGCGACTGCTCAACGAAGCGGAGCAGGCGTAA
- a CDS encoding alpha-2-macroglobulin family protein codes for MRAAKPGFLQQDRPAKIALATLGLILFGGIIAGSLGQLSTAADEEQGQAVRQTPVVFGQAGETQPLINVLGPTQPYAAEPRLVLHCDHRQVLGWVAGGTDFAGQPIQVTINGERQAAELILQQGNLFTWPYQATATQTVRFQLNETLAATVQLTPPTPQEPSAFFVVDRTVYRPLQKLKFAAFLRSLDDQGDFQPIPDTAVKVVLTSKQKNTQAAVLELTSDAWGRISGEYLFQSADALDDYTMAIEGYRGQAQVRLAEFRKAKVRLKIDSQIVDRELTLKFQAVDFLENPVPGSQLHFQARILQTDDQTTDLPLDSKQYVYWNGHTSADATADNPDDDRRLLREAGFPVPSTGGSGERVVSVVEADVPLNTSGAGEHRLTLQKSWTEGAYRVAVDGVLVDYNGREQRASRTLSLGGKTRACDLHLSLPKRKFVVGEKFQVEIQPQANGQPVAAKATVVAMKLSPAAEPQPAYGGYGFYNHLQLNYYPLHNYRHHAYGRSPAGRFGAAATGKAAQRDMATAVVATENRAELQLEEAGPYKLVCVARLADGRELQNEIGCLVVEPDDLPAISLDLAESVVTAGGKLVGELHCRHRQAPLLLTLRDSSGVRFCKAFNSGEGAFRFAENLPPGLRYGCVVEAQYVDNQGDLRTAHQFLRVNPTDRLLNIEIQTEQTYEPGATATIGIEVGRQQEVDLVVSVFDQSLLGVSADRAVDIRNFYLADERARTLAAQDRLRRSLGDLKLEALIEKAELAMKSQPVANEGPLDQLRRQAVASYRQNYLHGYQVAALLELAGIPVETDLGLYYYFGHNWHYNVNSDPAVRKGVRVIDALLTVRNTFSLEWSYTGERLHMWETSSNPQFRERFQHQYGNQQLLQYRGYGLGRARGDAHFSVSANAMYSTSDFAASGQSFLSHVPMSGESAPVLDASGVTVRRDFSDLAFWSGTLRTDAQGKASFPVKLPDSLTNWQVVVTAVSRDMHVGQQKASFRTLKPVMVWPMIPRTFTEGDQVKLYASVHNRTETDQEMEVSLTAENGRVPGLATQRVLVPALGNAPVYWTFLPGKAGYTQLLMTARCPAGSDASLKRLPVAPMAAEQTISVSGFARGQAVLHVPDSIDLTQATLEVTLVPSLADDLVQSLDYLVSYPHGCVEQTMSRFLPALRVAQTLQRAGIENAELEAKLPGVVEAGVKRLLQLQQPDGGWGWQAGGATHEMMTPYALYGLLLAEQADYPLYNEQAVLSGVNRLQRFVNELIATTTSEQPNTAAGATADALFCMYVLSHRQAPDASWWTYIEGRLAADQLSDYALAMALEMAARQKQTALAGRLARKLRSRAVRSNGTAQWRTAGFSRWGDDPLEISAAALKSLVAFDSDDPLIPEVLNYFAVQKRGDRWNSTKATAMIIYACCDYLASQDHRPGDPAEIGFQVQQHAAQAVMIEPGKTENFTFAGTVLQPGDNRIRFTGKAPGALFRAVLRYWSRGDAVEPHQHGLNVTRAFYLLDPTGKRVRRLESGDAVPRGSWLQSVVQVQRETPDDLTYLLVENPKLSCGEIVPVEDARFAAAQTTPGGVFREDKTAGVAWHVESTGRTFTSQCVLHAELAGQYALAPAKAELMYETTVRGHSGAFQIRVVEPDADPASR; via the coding sequence ATGCGCGCGGCCAAACCAGGATTCCTGCAGCAAGACAGACCAGCGAAGATCGCCCTGGCGACGCTCGGCCTAATCCTCTTCGGTGGGATCATCGCCGGCAGTCTGGGTCAGCTTTCGACCGCCGCCGACGAAGAACAGGGCCAGGCAGTCCGTCAGACGCCGGTCGTGTTCGGCCAGGCAGGGGAGACCCAGCCGCTCATCAACGTGCTGGGACCGACGCAGCCTTACGCTGCAGAGCCGCGACTCGTGCTGCACTGCGACCACCGCCAGGTGCTGGGATGGGTCGCCGGCGGAACCGACTTTGCAGGCCAGCCGATCCAGGTGACCATCAACGGCGAACGCCAGGCCGCCGAGCTCATTCTGCAGCAAGGCAACCTGTTCACCTGGCCATACCAGGCGACCGCCACGCAAACGGTCCGTTTCCAGCTGAACGAAACGCTCGCCGCGACCGTCCAGCTGACGCCGCCTACGCCGCAGGAGCCGTCGGCCTTCTTCGTCGTCGATCGGACCGTTTACCGGCCGCTGCAGAAGCTCAAGTTCGCCGCCTTTCTCCGCTCCCTCGACGACCAGGGCGACTTTCAGCCGATTCCTGACACAGCGGTCAAGGTCGTGCTAACCTCCAAACAAAAGAACACCCAGGCGGCCGTGCTGGAACTGACCAGCGACGCCTGGGGCCGCATCTCAGGCGAATACCTGTTCCAGTCGGCCGACGCTCTCGACGACTACACCATGGCGATCGAAGGCTACCGCGGCCAGGCCCAGGTGCGACTGGCCGAGTTCCGCAAAGCCAAAGTGCGTCTGAAGATCGACAGCCAGATCGTCGATCGCGAACTGACACTCAAGTTCCAGGCCGTCGACTTTCTGGAGAATCCCGTCCCCGGCTCGCAGCTACATTTCCAGGCTCGGATCCTGCAGACCGACGACCAGACAACCGACCTGCCGCTCGACAGCAAGCAGTACGTCTACTGGAATGGACATACTTCAGCCGACGCGACGGCCGACAACCCCGACGACGATCGCCGACTGTTGCGGGAAGCGGGCTTTCCCGTTCCCTCGACCGGCGGCTCCGGCGAGCGGGTTGTTTCGGTCGTGGAAGCCGACGTTCCCCTCAACACGTCCGGCGCCGGTGAGCATCGCCTGACGCTGCAGAAATCCTGGACCGAAGGGGCCTACCGCGTGGCGGTCGACGGCGTACTCGTCGACTACAACGGCCGCGAACAGCGAGCTTCGCGCACCCTTTCGCTCGGCGGCAAAACCCGCGCCTGCGATCTGCATTTATCGCTGCCCAAACGGAAGTTCGTCGTCGGCGAAAAGTTCCAGGTCGAGATCCAGCCCCAGGCCAACGGTCAGCCGGTCGCCGCCAAAGCAACCGTCGTCGCCATGAAACTCTCCCCGGCAGCCGAACCGCAACCTGCCTACGGCGGCTACGGTTTCTACAACCATTTGCAGCTGAACTATTATCCCCTTCACAACTACCGGCATCACGCCTACGGACGCTCCCCGGCAGGACGCTTCGGCGCCGCGGCCACTGGCAAAGCGGCCCAGCGCGACATGGCGACCGCGGTCGTGGCGACCGAGAACCGGGCCGAGCTGCAGCTGGAAGAAGCAGGCCCATACAAGCTCGTCTGCGTCGCCCGGCTGGCCGATGGAAGGGAGCTGCAGAACGAGATAGGGTGTCTGGTCGTGGAGCCCGACGACCTGCCGGCCATCAGCCTTGATCTGGCGGAAAGCGTCGTCACGGCAGGCGGCAAGCTGGTCGGTGAACTCCACTGTCGTCATCGCCAGGCCCCGTTGCTGCTCACCCTGCGCGACAGCTCAGGCGTCCGTTTTTGCAAAGCATTCAACTCCGGCGAAGGAGCTTTTCGTTTCGCAGAAAACCTGCCGCCAGGCTTGCGATACGGCTGCGTGGTCGAGGCCCAGTATGTCGACAACCAGGGGGACCTGCGCACGGCCCACCAGTTTTTGCGCGTCAATCCGACCGATCGCCTGCTGAACATCGAGATTCAAACCGAGCAAACCTACGAACCGGGCGCCACGGCGACGATCGGCATCGAGGTCGGCCGTCAGCAGGAGGTCGACCTGGTCGTCTCGGTGTTTGACCAGTCGCTGCTCGGCGTCTCCGCCGACCGCGCCGTTGATATCCGCAACTTCTACCTCGCCGACGAACGGGCCCGCACGCTGGCCGCGCAGGATCGTCTGCGGCGGTCCCTCGGCGATCTCAAGCTGGAAGCGCTGATCGAGAAGGCCGAGTTGGCGATGAAGTCCCAGCCCGTCGCGAACGAGGGGCCGCTCGACCAGCTCCGGCGCCAGGCCGTCGCCAGCTATCGCCAAAACTACCTGCATGGCTACCAGGTCGCCGCCTTGCTGGAACTGGCCGGCATCCCGGTGGAAACGGACTTGGGGCTTTACTACTACTTTGGCCACAACTGGCATTACAACGTCAACTCCGATCCTGCGGTGCGCAAAGGCGTCCGCGTGATCGACGCGCTGCTCACCGTCCGCAACACCTTTTCCCTGGAGTGGTCCTACACAGGCGAGCGGCTGCACATGTGGGAGACCTCGTCGAATCCGCAGTTTCGCGAGCGGTTCCAGCACCAGTACGGCAACCAGCAGCTGCTGCAGTACCGGGGATACGGCCTGGGACGAGCCCGCGGCGACGCACATTTTTCGGTGAGCGCCAACGCCATGTATTCGACCAGCGACTTTGCCGCGTCGGGGCAGTCGTTCCTGTCGCATGTCCCGATGTCGGGCGAGTCGGCCCCCGTGCTGGACGCCTCCGGCGTGACCGTTCGCCGGGACTTCTCCGATCTCGCCTTCTGGAGCGGAACCCTCCGCACCGACGCCCAGGGGAAAGCCAGCTTCCCGGTCAAACTGCCGGACTCCCTGACCAACTGGCAGGTGGTGGTGACGGCCGTCAGTCGCGACATGCATGTCGGCCAGCAGAAGGCCAGCTTTCGCACGCTCAAGCCCGTCATGGTCTGGCCGATGATCCCACGGACCTTCACCGAAGGGGATCAGGTCAAGCTCTACGCCAGCGTGCATAACCGGACCGAAACCGACCAGGAGATGGAAGTCTCGCTGACCGCCGAAAACGGCCGTGTGCCCGGCCTCGCCACGCAGCGCGTCCTCGTGCCGGCCCTGGGAAATGCGCCCGTCTACTGGACGTTCCTGCCCGGCAAGGCAGGCTACACGCAGCTGCTGATGACGGCCCGCTGCCCGGCCGGTTCCGACGCTTCGCTGAAACGCTTGCCGGTCGCCCCGATGGCGGCGGAGCAGACAATCTCCGTCAGCGGTTTCGCCCGCGGTCAGGCCGTCCTGCATGTGCCCGATTCGATCGACCTGACCCAGGCGACGCTCGAAGTCACCCTGGTTCCGTCGCTGGCCGACGACCTGGTGCAGTCGCTCGACTACCTGGTCAGTTACCCGCACGGCTGTGTGGAACAAACGATGAGCCGCTTCCTGCCCGCCCTCCGCGTGGCGCAAACGCTCCAGCGCGCCGGCATCGAGAACGCCGAGCTGGAAGCGAAACTGCCCGGCGTGGTCGAAGCGGGCGTCAAGCGTCTGCTGCAGCTGCAGCAGCCCGACGGCGGCTGGGGCTGGCAAGCTGGCGGAGCCACGCATGAAATGATGACCCCGTACGCTCTGTACGGACTGCTGCTGGCCGAGCAGGCCGACTACCCGCTGTACAACGAACAAGCCGTGCTCAGCGGCGTGAATCGGCTGCAGCGTTTTGTCAACGAACTGATCGCGACGACGACCAGCGAGCAACCGAACACCGCCGCCGGCGCCACGGCCGACGCCCTGTTCTGCATGTATGTGCTGTCGCATCGCCAGGCGCCCGACGCTTCCTGGTGGACGTACATCGAAGGCCGACTGGCGGCCGACCAGCTGAGCGATTACGCGCTGGCAATGGCGCTCGAAATGGCGGCCCGGCAAAAGCAGACCGCCCTGGCAGGCAGGCTGGCCCGCAAACTCCGCAGCCGCGCCGTCCGTAGCAACGGCACGGCCCAGTGGCGAACGGCCGGCTTCTCTCGCTGGGGAGACGACCCGCTGGAAATCAGCGCCGCCGCCCTGAAGTCGCTGGTCGCTTTCGACTCCGACGATCCGCTCATCCCCGAGGTGCTGAACTACTTCGCCGTGCAGAAACGAGGGGACCGCTGGAACTCGACCAAGGCCACCGCCATGATCATTTACGCCTGCTGCGATTACCTGGCCAGCCAGGACCATCGTCCGGGCGACCCGGCCGAAATCGGCTTTCAGGTGCAGCAGCATGCCGCGCAGGCCGTCATGATCGAACCGGGGAAAACGGAGAACTTCACGTTCGCCGGGACCGTGCTGCAGCCCGGCGACAATCGCATCCGCTTCACCGGCAAGGCGCCCGGCGCCCTGTTCCGCGCCGTGCTGCGTTACTGGAGCCGCGGCGATGCGGTCGAGCCGCACCAGCATGGCCTGAACGTGACGCGTGCGTTCTACCTGCTGGACCCGACCGGCAAACGGGTGCGGCGCCTGGAGTCCGGCGACGCCGTCCCCCGCGGATCGTGGCTGCAGAGCGTGGTCCAGGTGCAGCGGGAAACGCCTGACGATCTGACGTATCTGCTGGTCGAGAACCCGAAGCTCTCCTGCGGCGAGATCGTCCCGGTGGAGGACGCCCGCTTCGCCGCCGCGCAAACGACCCCCGGCGGCGTGTTTCGCGAAGACAAAACGGCCGGCGTCGCCTGGCATGTGGAGTCCACCGGCCGAACCTTCACCAGCCAGTGCGTGCTGCACGCCGAACTCGCCGGCCAGTACGCCCTGGCCCCAGCCAAGGCCGAGCTGATGTACGAGACCACCGTCCGCGGCCACAGCGGCGCCTTCCAGATCCGCGTCGTCGAACCGGACGCCGACCCGGCGTCCCGCTAA
- a CDS encoding 4Fe-4S single cluster domain-containing protein, translating to MSAHNPHQPAISLEKLPWPRTFAYNRRYRPFSVSTAPIVLHNEIMTTPPLLPDDPLLPVAQLAPATAAEGPGIRFALWLQGCPLRCPGCCNPEMLPFTGGQPMRLHALLKQLDAAVERDHVEGVTLLGGEPFAHAEAAAPLAVAVRQRGLTLMIFSGYQFEELQASPDPHTQLLLAHTDLLVDGPYEKELPESSRRWIGSANQRIHFLSDRYQPDDPQWRQPNTLEIRLQGSEVTVNGFPAAQAVGMWKRLPVHRSTPDRTP from the coding sequence ATGTCGGCCCACAATCCGCATCAGCCGGCCATCTCGCTGGAAAAGCTGCCCTGGCCCAGGACATTCGCCTATAATCGCAGGTATCGACCCTTCTCGGTATCGACGGCGCCAATCGTCCTCCATAATGAAATCATGACCACACCGCCGCTTCTACCTGACGATCCCCTGTTGCCCGTTGCGCAGCTGGCGCCAGCAACCGCGGCCGAAGGACCCGGCATCCGCTTTGCCCTCTGGCTGCAGGGCTGCCCTTTGCGTTGCCCCGGATGTTGCAATCCGGAGATGTTGCCGTTTACTGGCGGCCAGCCGATGCGGCTGCATGCGTTACTGAAACAATTGGACGCGGCGGTCGAGCGGGACCATGTCGAAGGCGTCACGCTGCTGGGCGGCGAACCGTTCGCCCATGCGGAAGCCGCGGCGCCTTTGGCGGTCGCCGTCCGCCAGCGCGGTCTGACGCTGATGATTTTCAGCGGCTATCAGTTCGAAGAGCTGCAGGCGAGCCCGGATCCGCACACGCAGTTGCTGCTGGCGCATACCGACCTGCTGGTCGACGGCCCCTATGAAAAAGAGCTGCCGGAATCGTCACGGCGGTGGATCGGCTCTGCGAACCAGCGCATCCACTTTCTCAGCGATCGCTACCAACCCGACGATCCGCAGTGGCGACAGCCGAACACGCTGGAGATTCGCCTGCAGGGATCAGAAGTCACGGTGAATGGTTTTCCCGCCGCCCAGGCGGTCGGCATGTGGAAGCGTCTGCCGGTCCATCGTTCGACCCCGGATCGTACGCCATGA
- a CDS encoding PQQ-binding-like beta-propeller repeat protein, with protein MLLTLATVAVFGAVDVVQAENWGQWRGPRFDGSSTEKNLPTEFGVDQNVAWKFPLPGPSAGTPVVWDDRVFVSSADLENETLKAYCLDRKSGQLLWERTIGQGIAHDTRSNYAAPSPATDGETVIFFYGNGQMLAFDFDGKELWSKNVGPFAFQWTFSTSPVLYDGKLYLQVLQRDTPVNGRGGKENPSYLLALEPKTGDELWRVLRPSKAQAESLEAFNTPMPYEYNGRKQILIAGGDALTGHNPETGEELWRWGTWNPQRIGHWRLVPSPIAGDGVVLACAPKKEPIFALPVDKSGLLNDDAILWDSEGERPISSDVPTPAFYDGDFFVLSDVSKSLSRVEARTGKVKWTVDTPGRAKYEASPLAGDGKIYALNFDGEAAVFDAGTGKLLQVNALDKPTQGSVRSSIIASQEQLFIRTTTMLYCIGK; from the coding sequence ATGCTTCTGACACTGGCGACTGTCGCCGTTTTTGGCGCCGTGGACGTCGTTCAGGCGGAGAACTGGGGACAATGGCGCGGCCCGCGTTTTGACGGCTCGAGCACGGAAAAGAACCTGCCGACTGAGTTCGGCGTGGATCAGAATGTCGCCTGGAAGTTCCCGCTGCCGGGTCCCAGCGCCGGCACGCCGGTGGTCTGGGACGATCGCGTTTTTGTCAGCAGCGCCGATCTGGAAAATGAGACCCTCAAGGCGTACTGCCTGGATCGCAAGTCGGGCCAGCTGCTGTGGGAGCGGACGATCGGCCAGGGCATCGCCCACGATACGCGCAGCAACTACGCGGCGCCTTCGCCTGCGACCGACGGAGAAACGGTCATCTTCTTCTACGGCAACGGCCAGATGCTGGCGTTCGATTTCGACGGGAAAGAACTCTGGTCGAAGAACGTCGGCCCGTTCGCTTTCCAGTGGACGTTCAGCACCAGCCCCGTGCTGTACGACGGCAAACTCTATCTGCAGGTGCTGCAGCGGGACACGCCCGTCAACGGTCGCGGAGGCAAAGAGAACCCGTCGTACCTGCTGGCCCTGGAGCCCAAAACGGGCGACGAACTGTGGCGGGTCCTTCGCCCCAGCAAGGCGCAGGCCGAATCACTGGAAGCGTTCAACACGCCGATGCCGTACGAATACAACGGCCGCAAACAGATTCTCATCGCCGGCGGCGACGCCCTGACCGGCCACAATCCGGAAACGGGCGAAGAGCTGTGGCGCTGGGGCACCTGGAATCCGCAGCGGATCGGCCACTGGCGCCTGGTTCCCTCGCCGATCGCTGGCGACGGCGTGGTGCTGGCCTGCGCTCCCAAGAAAGAGCCGATCTTCGCCCTGCCGGTTGACAAGTCGGGCCTGCTGAACGATGACGCGATCCTGTGGGACAGTGAAGGGGAGCGGCCGATCTCTTCCGACGTGCCGACGCCCGCCTTTTACGACGGCGACTTCTTCGTCCTGAGCGACGTTTCCAAATCCCTGTCCCGCGTGGAAGCCCGTACGGGCAAGGTGAAGTGGACCGTCGACACGCCCGGCCGCGCCAAATACGAAGCATCCCCGCTGGCCGGCGACGGGAAAATCTACGCGCTCAACTTCGACGGCGAAGCAGCCGTATTCGACGCCGGCACCGGCAAGCTGCTGCAGGTGAACGCCCTCGACAAGCCGACCCAGGGCAGCGTGCGTTCCTCGATCATCGCCTCGCAGGAACAACTCTTCATCCGCACCACAACCATGCTGTACTGCATCGGCAAGTAA
- a CDS encoding transposase yields the protein MNTRKWIDPQVAHQPQGDSPRFPTFHPQLSHPHPTAVNYDDPLAYFITWTVYGTHLQGDSDGWRRRSRGQQNPQPRLQRWRAERLKHEIVLLSPADRTAVTESCHQHCRRRDWKLWEINVRSNHLHLVVTATGYAGTTVRDQLKANATRAVREHAALFRDRPVWTSGGDWRCVNTDADLDAVCLYVREAQDRKEFDVE from the coding sequence TTGAACACCCGAAAATGGATCGACCCGCAGGTAGCCCATCAGCCGCAGGGCGATAGCCCCCGGTTCCCCACCTTTCACCCACAACTTTCTCACCCACACCCGACAGCAGTGAACTACGACGATCCCCTTGCGTACTTCATCACCTGGACTGTTTACGGAACGCACCTGCAAGGCGACAGCGACGGCTGGCGGCGCCGCAGTCGCGGCCAACAGAATCCCCAGCCGCGATTGCAGCGATGGCGCGCCGAGCGATTGAAACATGAGATCGTGCTGCTCTCGCCCGCCGATCGAACCGCTGTGACCGAATCGTGTCACCAACATTGCCGCCGTCGGGATTGGAAACTCTGGGAGATCAACGTCCGCTCGAATCACCTGCATCTGGTCGTCACGGCGACCGGCTACGCAGGGACCACGGTTCGAGATCAGTTAAAAGCAAACGCCACTCGCGCCGTTCGCGAACATGCCGCCCTGTTTCGAGATCGACCCGTCTGGACGAGCGGCGGCGATTGGCGATGCGTGAACACCGATGCCGACCTGGATGCTGTTTGCCTCTACGTGCGGGAGGCTCAAGACCGGAAGGAATTCGACGTTGAGTAG